CCCTGGCAACTAATTTCTTCTAGCTGTGCTTGATTCATTTGTCTCATAACACTTTGTGGTCAGACTGGGCCAAAACTAATGGAAGTCTAATGATGCTATATTGTGGCGACTCTTACCATCATCGCTATGCTTGTTTTCCCGTAACTGTGTTAGCATTCTAACTGTGATGTCTTTCCACCAGTTTTTGGCATGATCATCACCATTGGTCAAGCTATTGTCTATGTGATGACTGGGATGTATGGAGACCCTTCAGAGATGGGTGCTGGAATCTGCCTTCTCATCATCATCCaggttattttaattaattctcCTTAAACATTCTGTAGAATCTCCAATCAATGTTGTTCCATCCagtgctttatttatttgtacttCTCAGTCAGGATTCGTTTTAGGCATGGACATGCATTATGTAAACTCGCGCATTCCCCTCTCTGGGCATTGAACTTCTGGGGTTCTGTATAGGAACACCCAGAACTCAATCACAAAATTACATCTTCATGCAGAGAATGTTAAGCAAGATCCTAAATCTTGTCGGTTTTAATTCTATGTATTGTTCTTTGTTTTGTGATGCACATTGTCCTCTTGTCAAACACGCACAGTGTCCTCTTGTCAAAACTGCTTCCTTTACTGTTGATCAGCAAGTTTTGATGTGAAGTGAGTTGTGTGTTTAGTTGAATGGATCAGGGCTTTTCAATCATGTTTTGAAGAAAATGGCTCCAACTCTTATCAAACATTTCATCCAAAATTAAATTTCCTGAAGTGTTTGGTTGCACTTGTAGCTAAACTCTGTAGGACGGAGGATCTCCAAAAGCAAGAGAATCCCCATATTAGGTCATTATTGATTAATAAATATAGATTTTCCTTGTTCTCTCTAGTTGTTTGTGGCAGGTTTGATTGTATTGCTGCTGGATGAGTTGCTTCAGAAGGGTTACGGATTGGGCTCCGGTATCTCTCTCTTCATCGCCACCAACATCTGTGAGACCATCGTATGGAAAGCGTTTAGCCCAACCACAGTCAACACAGGAAGAGGTGTGTGCTCAGGAGCTGCATCTCAGATTTGACATTGTGATGTCAGGAATCAGTCGCATTGATTGAATCACGTTTTTGTGTGCATACAGGTACTGAGTTTGAGGGGTCAATTATTGCTCTGTTCCACCTGCTGGCCACTCGTACCGATAAAGTGCGAGCCCTGAGAGAGGCCTTCTACAGACAGAACCTGCCTAACCTCCTGAACCTCATCGCTACGGTCTTCGTCTTTGCTGTGGTCATATACTTCCAGGTTAGTggttaacatacagtatttgtttaGGGTTTATTCCATATATAATCTTAATTTAACGCATATAAGGATACATTGAGATGCTAACTAGATTATGTGCTGTACCACAGGGCTTCAGAGTTGACCTCCCCATTAAATCTGCACGCTATCGTGGCCAGTACAACACATATCCCATCAAGCTTTTCTACACCTCCAACATTCCCATCATCCTACAGTCGGCACTGGTGTCCAACCTCTACGTCATCTCTCAGATGCTCTCCACTCGCTTCAGCGGGAACTTCCTGGTCAACCTGCTGGGGACTTGGTCTGTAAGTAACATTTTTGAGGTTTTCGCATACTATTCCAGGTAACTTGTTCTGTTTTCTATAAGGTTGCTATTATATTCTACTTGTATTGCATTGTAATCTTAACATAGCCTAGTTCAGCggtctccaaccctgctcctggtgaGCTACCGTCCTGAAGaattcagctccaaccccaatcaaacacacctggacCATCTAATCTAGATGTTCGGGGGttttggctagaagggatacagctacctcaaCTGGGCATGCATACTTTGATATCGCAttatttttgtcacgctgacaacagttaacttttttaaaatgattattgtaaggttagatTTAGGGatggggtaggtgtaggcgttagctaatgtaatttctTGTAATTTTATGGtgagattttgcatcacttccggccgtagctgtatcccttctagccacaaccGTGTTCAgggttgcttgataattacagacaggtgtgctgaagcagggttggagctgcagtttgCAGGACGGTAGCTCACCAGGAGCAGGGTTAGAGATCCCTGGCCTAGTTGATGCGAAGAATAAATCAATTGTGCATTTTTCAAGTGTGTTTTTTCTATTAATAGGATACCTCAAGCGGAGGTCCAGCGCGTGCCTACCCTGTAGGTGGTCTGTGCTACTACCTCTCTCCCCCAGAATCATTCGGCACGGTTTTGGAGGATCCGGTCCACGCTGTCATTTACATTATATTCATGCTGGGATCTTGTGCATTCTTCTCCAAGACATGGATTGAAGTATCTGGATCATCAGCCAAAGATGTAAGAACATTTGAACACTGTTATTTATCGGTTGTGATTCATTCACGTAGATCACCAAATTCACTTGACTTTTACTTCAGATGTACTCTTTTTGTTAATAAGGTTGCCAAACAGCTGAAAGAACAGCAGATGGTTATGAGGGGACACAGAGAAACCTCTATGGTTCATGAACTTAACAGGTAAGGCATTCATGTCCTAGCGAATCAGACGTTAAATAAAGTTTGGAGTTTTATCTAATAAATGTGTCCGTCTTTGAATCCTTGTTTTAGGTACATCCCAACAGCAGCTGCCTTTGGGGGTCTATGTATAGGAGGCCTCTCCGTTATGGCCGACTTCCTGGGAGCCATCGGATCCGGAACTGGAATCCTATTGGCCGTGACCATCATCTATCAGTACTTTGAGATCTTTGTCAAGGAACAGAGTGAAATGGGCAGTATGGGTGCTCTCCTGTTTTAAGGCTCCACTTGAGACTGAATGAATTTGTATGGGTTAAGTTCTTTTTATATGAATTTGGATTTAGCAAATGCACAAATTCAATGTTGTACATCACAGATGTGCTTCCACAGTGCATCAGAACCTGACTTCACCCATAACGGCTTGCCGAGCTGCAGATTggatattgttttgttttctcttgcGGGGTGGGGGGGGGAGAATGTGGCAGCTTGTTATCTCATATTAAGCAGGAGAATGGTCATTAATTTCACCTTCAGACAAACCTTTTCCCATATGTCCCTAGCTAGTATCTATCTGGGATTCTATTCTATTACAAACTAGAAATGTGTGGATTGATGAAATGTGTCCAAACTTGTACACTACACTACAAGGTAAATACAACGTTATACCATAGAGAGCACcgacacagtgtaaataaagacagatttTAGGAGTGATGTTGTGCACATTTGCTTCTTGTGGCTTTTGTGTGGGCTGAGTGCGTAAAAGTGTTTGTATTCAGTTGGTCTAAATGTTTGAAGAGATGCTTGGGTTGGATTTGCCAACAAACTTCCATTGTATTTATGTATGATATTTTTCTTGTATCTACATGTCATTGTAGCCATACTATCTTTTCTTGGACCAAATGCTGCATATACTGCCTATTAAAACATATGCCAGTGTTATTTTGAGAGGGTATTGCTTGTATAAGAAGAATGTATTTTTGACTTACATAGGCAAAAATGACTGTGTTCCAAAAACGTCTTCCGATAAATAGCCTGAACATATATCACAAATCACAGTAAAACAATTTCTGTGTAGGACTCTCACAACTGACAAATTCCTTGTGCtaaagtaaatgtttaaataatttagGCCTGAATCATATTGCTTTATTATGCAATCTTATGAATAAATTGTAAACGTTTTTCCTTAACTTAAGTGTAATGCGGTTTTCTTTTAATTGCTATTATGTATGGTAATATATTTAATGTGTCCTTAAATACACACTTTGCACTGAGACATTCTGGTTTCACCATGAACAAAATTAAATGACTATAAAAAGTATAATAAACAATTACTAATACtgataattattaataaattatcAATACACTAAATACTGACTTACCAAGGCGTGTTTTAGATCTGGAAATGTTAACGTCAACGTCGTGATTTTCAACCCTGTAACAGCGGTGGACATTTCATAGACCACTCAATGTTGTTCACACATGGAACAGTGGGTGGCGGTGTTTGCATGACACCCTATATACACCATTATTGTAAAGCTACAGAAGAAATTACATACAGCGGCAGTAGAATCGGGGGCTCGATGGTGTCGCATCTTGTATTAAGGCGTTGTCGGGCTTTACGGAGATAAAGCGCAAATTGTATTCGAGAGCAGGTACAAGTGCATCGAGAGAATTAATATGTGGCTCGTTTTCGCATCTGGTAGCTTCAAAAATATAGCAAAACAACAAAGGAAATGTTTATATGTCAATAAAGGATCCGTCGCCGTCATAAGCCCGAGAGAAGGTTGTTAGCCACAAGCTAACATTGATCTAAGCACCTGCTGCTTTCTTTTTgcgtttaaaatgaataaaaacagtagCATATAAACCTCAAACATATACGAGCTTGATGTCTGTAAAGTTACTTTACAATTGTAAATGGAAATTGTAACTCTATATCATAAAATTGCGTATTAGTTTCATAGGATAAGTGACCGTCTACAGGATTTGCAGGGTTAGCATGTTTAGCCTGCACTAGAGAACACTTGAGGGGTCAAAGACAAGTTACATACCAAGTATTACtatgaaaatataaattaaatattgtgttctACAGTTTGTTCTTGGTTGACTGCTATTTAATTGATCGTTGATTCACATTAGCTTACAATAATACGTTATCTATTGGGAATGTGTTACTAGGAGTTTGTCATTAAATGATTTTCAGAAGATTGACATataatctcttatttttatacattttatttgttttgtctgtcttAGGTGGTCCATATCCCATCAGCATCCCTTCACGGAAACATGGCTGAGCCTGAGCTCCTCCTGGACTCCAATATTCGCCTTTGGGTTGTGCTGCCTATTGTGTTCATCACTTTTCTGGTTGGAGTCATACGGCATTACGTCTCAATTCTGTTGCAAAGTGACAAGAAGCTCACGTTAGAACAGGTTTCAGACAGGTAACTACATCGATGCCATCATTAGCCGGTTTGACACGATTATTGCCCAGCCCATATGTGTTGCAATTCCCAGGATACTGTTCACTGATAAAACACTTgtgctttttgttttgtatacagTCAGGTTCTCATCAGGAGCAGAGTTTTACGAGAAAATGGAAAATACATTCCTAAACAGGCACGTCCATTTTTCTTCTTTGTAAAATTAACAATTTTGCTTTTATCCCTTGGACTTAAGCACTCAAACTGATGTTGTTTCCTTTTAAAATAGTCTTTCTTGATGAGAAAATTTTACTTCAATAATCAAGAGGATGGGTTTTTTAAGAAGACTAAAAGAAAGGTAGTTCCACCCTCTCCAATGACTGGTGAGTGTTTTTAAGTATTTCTTTCGAATCAGATTTTACCCAAGTTTGAATGACAAAGTTGATGTgaatttatttgcttatttagaTCCCAGCATGTTGACAGACATGATGAAAGGCAATGTGACAAATGTCCTGCCTATGATCCTTATTGGTGGATGGATTAACTGGACCTTCTCTGGCTTTGTCACAAGTAAGAGATACAAATTTTCCAAACCTTTTCCAAATGTAGTTCTGTAATAGTTATAGCCTATTACTGCAAATCTTAGTAAATTTATTATAACTACTATCTGTTAATTTATAACAATTCATGTTTATGAATCTGTTCTCTCCTAAGCAAAGGTACCATTTCCTCTCACACTCCGCTTCAAGCCAATGCTTCAGCAGGGAATTGAGTTGCTCTCACTAGATGCATCCTGGTTAGTGCTTTCACACACCTGTCGGATTTTTacgttgttttttttctccaaagcTCTGTATCTAAACCTTTCATGTACATCCATAGGGTGAGTTCAGCATCTTGGTATTTCCTGAATGTCTTTGGTCTCAGAAGCATGTATTCCTTAATCCTTGGACAAGACAACGGTAAGTAACTTGACTGGCTTTCCATGTTTGAACGAATTCAGTGCTATTGCTATGTTGTAAAACACATGCAGGCCTTCTTACGTCATCTCGGTGTTGTCTTAATAATAACTGTTACAAATTAAAAGCAGAAGAAATGTTATCAGTTGAATTGCTGGATCTCATTTTATGCATTAAacaaacataatataaatatagtttatCTGCTGTGTTGTATCACTCATTCTGGatgaaatataaatgcatttaatattCTTATTTGCAACAGGTGCAGATCAGTCTCGCATCATGCAGGAACAAATGAGTGGCGCTGCGATGGCAATGCCTGCAGACACAAACAAAGCATTCAAGGTATCCTAGATAACTAATGCAGTCTGGCTAAATCCATGTAGTtctctgtgtttttaatttttagcGTTGTTTAGTAATGATATGTAGCATATGTGTACACCAAAGTAATCAAGCTGCTCTTATTAAAGTAGAATGACAAACTTCTAGATTGTTTAACTGTACTGTCTCTTCTTTCTAGGCTGAATGGGAGGCATTGGAGTTGACTGACCACCAGTGGGCCTTAGAGACTGTTGAGGAGGACCTAATGAGTAAGGACTTGGACCTGACAGGAATGTTCAGCAAAGAATTGCCAACGGGCATCTTCTAAGTGCCTGTCCACTACTGAGAGGTCTGGAGGACCTCATCAAGTCAGAATGACAGTGACTTCAGTGAATCATTGGACTGGTTTTGGAGGCGACTGAGCACTTCCAATACGATTTCTGACAGTTTTGTGTCATATGCATGCATGCATCATTCCATCCATTGTTTAGTTTTGCTCAGACACAAGTTTCATTAAGGAAAGATTTATTTAAGCTTAAAGCTTTGTCTATTACAACCGCACAATACATCTGTAACATTGCAGTGCCTCCTGTAGTGTAGCGTGTGACCAGGTTTTCCTGAACGTATTCCCCAATAATTACCggtgttttttttccttttaacagaattattttttttaggttctgtttttatttaactaGGACCATATGAGTGCTTGGACCAAGTAGGCAAAATAAGGTTTTAGGAAgaattgtaataataaaaataggaCCAGTCTTGAGATTCcattacataaataataaatgctaATATACTCACTGGTGTTTTAATAGATGCCTTCTTTGGTGCCAGCAATCCATCATGCAAATCTGATTAATTAGATCATGTGTAGAAATGCATTGGCAtggttaatatttatttgacttttaAACATCTTTGGTTTggtaaaataaaatttgtcACTTGTGCACTTCTGGGAAAATTctaacacattttctttttttcttatattAAACAGAGATGCAAAGTTATTCCACATTTAATGACtacaattgtttgttttttacaattGCTAAATAAAAGCTCCACcattaaaaagcaataaaatgtcattattttacataataGGAAAATTCAATATGGTAAATGTATGCAAGTAACGTTACCGCAAAACACTTTGGTATTTATTAAGATAAGCTGCTGTCTTTTCTGCATTTattgaaaagttaaaaaaaatgatatggtagtcaatggtgtccctaaaatctcagttgctaacattcatccaaatatttgtgttcaacaaaacaaagaaatgtataggttttgaacaacttgatgaagagtaattcataacagaattttcatttttgggtggactatccctttggTGTCATGTTTTTAATACCCACGTAGCCCACCATTATTCAATGCAATATCGGTGAtgacacaataaaatgtatgcaaatTGAAAATTTGAACGGTTGAGACTCAAACTGTGTCTTGATATGATATTATATGCAAAGATAAAGTTAGTTTAATATACTTTTATCAGTCACCCGTCATTTTTCGAGTTTCATAGAATGTCTCTTGGCTGATCTCGGCAGCCAGGTTTGCGCGCTCCCTAAACCGCTGCGCGTCCCCTGCGATATACTTCAGCGCGCCCGCGGTCACTGCGGGTTCACTCGCTGCACGATGGCGGAGGGAGGCGGACCCGAGTCGGGTAACGCTTCAGACCCTGATGAGAAGCCGGTGATTACACAGACACCCGTGCCGTCCACTGAGAACCAAAAGCAGAGCATAGGGACACTTCTGAAAACGCCGCTTCGGAAGGGAGACGAGTGGTAAGAGGCTTTTTCAATGGAACCGAAAGGAAGGCACGCTTTGTCGGCATCAGGCCTACGAAACACCGGCTGCCGGAAATCCCTTCACTGGCCGGGGCTCCGGAAAGCCACCCGTTCCGCTAGCAGCCGCTAAATCTCTCCAATTGGAATCAACGAACCTGTACACATTAATTGACTACATTAAGGATTTAACACTATTGTGTCGGGTTAAAACGAGGACGCTGTCTTGTAGCTAGTTAGCACAGGTTAACCAGCTTTAGCTTATTGTTTCACTTCAGATATCCCCGTTCTTATCGTAATATCACCTTTACGAATAAATGACCGTCGGAGACGCTTTCAGACACGTCAGTACTACGGGTTTGTTGCACAAATTTAACTAGTAACTTGTAAGTTATCAGTTCTTTCATATGCAATATACATAAGTTAGCGTTATGCATGTAAGGCACTTCTTTAGCCGATGCTAGTTAGCCAGGCTAGTTTGCTAATCAATTAACGGTATGTATCGTTAAGAGTTCATTTGTGTCAGGCGCTAATCTTGTTTCAAAGTAACGGTCAAACGAAACTAAAATAACGATTTAACTTCTGACTCTGAGGTTAAAGCGAAGTTTAAACCACCTAAACTAGTATTACAGCGAGTCTGTGCTTTGTCATGGCCACTGGATAACACCCAGTTACAATGTTGTTTGGCAACATGATGATTGTATATCGCAAATAGTGATTAAGTGAAGGAGTGTTTCGAATTATTAGAGATTAAAGGACAAAATGTGTGCATGTTCATGCTGTTATATCAGTAAACATGTGAAAATGTACTTTGCTagctgttttattttgaaagctAGCTGAGAGAAAAGTGAAGTTGTCATAGGAGACATaatatttgcttttgttttaggGTTAAATCAGAGGGACTTGATATCTACAGTACTTAAATCTCACTTGCATGTAAAGATTTTAACCGTTCTATTTTGAAATCTGTAGACTTGAAAAAGTGATTATATTATTCCATTTGATGGGATAATATTTACTAAGTATCGGCTTAAAATGAAAGAGATATCGTAAATTTCTTTTAAAACTTGGGGGGGAACCTTTAAGGCTCCCATAATTGTATTTTTCCATATTCTTTTTCCAAAAAACCTTCTAAATTGTTTTCTGTGAAGCTTCTTTGCCTCAACTCAAAAGTGTAAAAACTATGGAAAAATGAATTTGAatctaataaaattatttttataacataCTGAACTGAATTTGGACTAGATTAATGTATGTGGTGATaccgttttgttttgtttattttttctaatgTCTTTCTTAGTGAAGTGGAAACCTGCTAACAAGCTTACGTAGTGGAACATGTTCCAACTTTAGATGAGATTAAGAAAGACATCCTTATTGACTGTTTCTATATTAGGTTGCTTTCAGGATTCCTCTTTAATGAATTCAGCCCGTCCCTTATAATTTTGGAGAAAATCCACGTTTGTCGTTCTCGTCCCACTGGTTTACGGACTGATCTTTCCATTATTCCACTTTTTAGGTATTTGATTGACAGCCGGTGGTTTAAACAGTGGAAGAAATATGTGGGCTTTGACAGCTGGGATATGTACAATGTCGGAGAGCACAATCTGTACCCGGGACCCATTGACAACTCTGGGCTCTTTTCAGGTAATGAATGATGTTGTGCCTACTTTTGTTTTGCCGCATTCTTGTTCATGGGGGTTGTATTTTGTCTACAGATGGATCATTCTGGACATGCTATCAAAGATCTGATACTGGCATTTTAGATTTGTTAAATATTGGTGATTATCTGACTGAAAGCAGTGTGGCTGTTCTCTGTTACAGATAATGAATCCCAGACGCTTAAAGAACATCTTATAGATGAGTTAGATTATGTGTTGATGCCTACCGAGGCCTGGAATAAACTGGTCAGCTGGTATGGCTGTTTGGAGGGTCAGAAGCCCATCATCAGAAAGGTTACACCTCTTCctttttgtacatttatttgtaatgcTCCTAATGCaacattgattttaaatttTGCTCTCTCAAAAGGAGCTTTGAGACtcaagtgtttttttaaatgtatgcaaCATAATACGCTTTTTATGTCCCCTGTATGGTAGATAGACACTAGGATCGTTTTCCATATTCCAAACTAGTAATGTCTTATTTAAATTGTCAGTGTCATATTTTTGTCTTTGATAATTGCGTTGAAACATTACATTACGCAATGAAATAAAAGGGTcactattttttttttgtgaaagtgtattaaagggatgcttcaggcaggaaacaaaatttccccatgttttactcaccctcaaggcatcttaactgaatatgaaactttcttcttgaagaataatgcagtcggagttataataccacagatcattttacttccaagcggtagaatgggagcgAATGGTGATCAATTTTTTGAtactccaaaaagtgcatccatccatcaaagaactgctctACACGGCTcagtggtcttaacaaaggtcttctgaagcgaatcgatgtttttatttaagagaaatatccatattgacagcgctattaacgttaatgtctagcttccgttatccctctgcTGCGCGTGAACCCGAGGCTTGTTTTTACGGCAAATGACGCATGaagttccggtgacgaacgCGGCATTTTTCGTTTGTTCCAATAGGACGCCGTCTCCTCTGAAAAACAAGCCTCGGGTTCACGTGCAgcagagggataacggaaggatgccttgagggtgagtaaaacatggggaaattttgtttcttgccTGAAGTATCCTTTTAAGTTGAGATACAGATTGATAGTTTGTTTGTAATTTTCTCATATTAAGtctgttttttatatgtttCCCAGGTGGTTGAGCATGGGATGTTTGTGAAGCATTGTAAAGTGGAAGTGTATTTGCTCGAGTTAAACCTGTGTGAAAATGACAACATCGATAAAGTAGTCACCTGCCATTTCAGCAAAGCGGACACTATAGGTATGAGATTCATAattgtaaatattatttaaaaaataatatttcctAACATAACCCGAATGGATTAATATAACCCTTTTAAAGCTGCAGTTTtaatctttttgtttgtttgttaaaataacaGTTATTAGCAAGTAGGTAAACATctgtgttaaaaaatatatgttcatACCGCACCCTGATTCACACAGTTAATCTTATAATTGTGAATTATAAATTGACCTGTCGGTACAGTTTtgcaggaaatgtcagtttgacgtcattttACTTTGACCCATGTAAAGATAAATACAttaagtaacctgcaattttaagtttaaaatagCAATGGGGATATAATGGGAAAatttacagattgcagctttcaTTACATGTTGTGTTTACATCAGCAGTGTACAATAAGATTATTTCATATGGATTAAATTTTGTACAAATTTTTGTATTAAAACTCTTGAAGCTCTTACCAGGATTGTATTTACCTCTGCAGCTCCTGTTATAATATGTTCATTTCTTTTTGGTCAGATACCATTGAAAAAGAGATGAGGAGGTTATTCGACATCCCATCAGAAAAAGAGACCCGGCTGTGGAATAAATATATGAGCAACACGTACGAACAACTGAACAAGCTAGACAGCACCGTACAGGACGCAGGACTTTTTCAAGGACAGGTAAAACATTGCGctacatttacagtttttttttttttaatgtgagtTTTTATAAGTTCACATCATGAATCTCGTCTCGCCGACGTTTCTCCT
The Triplophysa rosa linkage group LG7, Trosa_1v2, whole genome shotgun sequence genome window above contains:
- the sec61a1b gene encoding protein transport protein Sec61 subunit alpha-like 2; translation: MGIKFLEVIKPFCAVLPEIQKPERRIQFREKVLWTAITLFIFLVCCQIPLFGIMSSDSADPFYWMRVILASNRGTLMELGISPIVTSGLIMQLLAGAKIIEVGDTPKDRALFNGAQKLFGMIITIGQAIVYVMTGMYGDPSEMGAGICLLIIIQLFVAGLIVLLLDELLQKGYGLGSGISLFIATNICETIVWKAFSPTTVNTGRGTEFEGSIIALFHLLATRTDKVRALREAFYRQNLPNLLNLIATVFVFAVVIYFQGFRVDLPIKSARYRGQYNTYPIKLFYTSNIPIILQSALVSNLYVISQMLSTRFSGNFLVNLLGTWSDTSSGGPARAYPVGGLCYYLSPPESFGTVLEDPVHAVIYIIFMLGSCAFFSKTWIEVSGSSAKDVAKQLKEQQMVMRGHRETSMVHELNRYIPTAAAFGGLCIGGLSVMADFLGAIGSGTGILLAVTIIYQYFEIFVKEQSEMGSMGALLF
- the emc3 gene encoding ER membrane protein complex subunit 3, translated to MAEPELLLDSNIRLWVVLPIVFITFLVGVIRHYVSILLQSDKKLTLEQVSDSQVLIRSRVLRENGKYIPKQSFLMRKFYFNNQEDGFFKKTKRKVVPPSPMTDPSMLTDMMKGNVTNVLPMILIGGWINWTFSGFVTTKVPFPLTLRFKPMLQQGIELLSLDASWVSSASWYFLNVFGLRSMYSLILGQDNGADQSRIMQEQMSGAAMAMPADTNKAFKAEWEALELTDHQWALETVEEDLMSKDLDLTGMFSKELPTGIF